The genomic window CTCACAGTATATCACGTGTAGTCAGCCATTGATAAGAATCAGAAGTTGCCTGATTGTAACCAGCAGCCAAACCTTCCAGTTGTATCTTGTATAGCTTTACCTGgttaagaaaaatacattaaattatttggctCACTAAAATTAAACAGAACTTAGACTtactttaatagaaaaaaaatatattttaagataattacTAGCATATTAtagatttcattaaataaattgaagattTGGGAAATATTAGTTATATCTCACATTTTGCTACAAAGGGCAAACAGATATCTCCTTTAtagcattttaaaattattaatttttgataaaCATACATGGTACCAGTATGGATCATTAGGGTGAGTATGAATCATGTCAGCGATGTAGTGCTCATTTATGTCCACATATTCTTCTATCAGACCACACACATCTATTCTGTTGTAACAATATCTGAAAGTTTGATGTAAAAGTCtgaattttttagtttttttatagataatattcCTAGTTTTCATTTGACAAGTTTCTTTACTGGACTACACACCGACTGTATCACAAAACCATAAAGTTACccttttaacatattttgccAGTGCATCCAAATAAGGTCTCTGGTGAGAAATCCTTCCAGGAATCCCGCTGCATATGCTTGCTTCTCATCACTGGCATCTGGTGATGTATGTAATTCCAAGAAGGCCCATCTGCATTAAGGGTGAACTTAACATgagttgaaaataaatatctatgaatcattaaaaattatttgaattgtatgctgtatctatttaatatatttgaaggAGGAAACGTATGTGAATGTCCATaaaggtaatttaaaaaaaactcaatgtttttatttattgtttttttttggtatAAAGTTATTTTCTGACAAAATCAGACTTTGTGATGGCAatttatgttgtttttaaCAATCTTACTTTAGAAGGTTTTACTACTTAAATAATGTtgttttgtataaggtaaagTAGCAAAACGTACCCCGTTGAGTTAACGTCATTGGTGTAAGTGGCCCTGGCGACGTGCAGTGGTGGAATCAATTTATGATCGTTGGTCACTGATACAACGGCCTTATCAGACCACATAATAAAACCATATTTGCTCCCACTTACAAACAACAATAGTTGTATTAAAACCACCGcaatcatattatattaactcACTACTCGACCTCTGTTCAtcataagaaatataatagtaGTGGTTAcggaaaaattatgaatcaAAACCACAATTTAAAtcaacttgaaaaatatttcttgaTCACCACATAACATtacgaatttttattttcaacaaagtttagaaaatagtaaataaacaaatatattcttcagcagacttttttttttccacAGAATAAATAGATATCCCACTTGGGAATTCACTctgggtatgttccgatatacactgcgaccactgtacagagtaccgtcaatttagtatactgtgaaaccgtttctctatagccagctatactggttacaatttaaaacggaacgcAGTCCAGTATACTAGTCAGCTTCGTTTTTCGACTCAGTTTCAAATGAGtgcatcaaagtttttcaattcaacaagaaaaactattattggagtattatcgcattaaaaaaatctatattaatattaactgtcaattgaattaatactacaaagaaagtaagtattttttaattagaaaaagtCTGTTTATCATAACTCAACTTATATTAACTTTCTGTATTACTTATAATGCAAAGGTTATGTTGTTTCATTAATTAGTCCAAGCTAATTctttaattagaattttaaatgtttgttattaaactgtaagttatatcagccgttaggcattcaagtggttttgattgatcacgtgatcaaagcactgcgagtaccttacctcgaaaacgccagtgctcgcagtagaagtatagcggggatttgtgacgtcatatatttcctaggacgctgcggctgtatactgcagtccatagcggaacaaatttttgaacagtgggagcactatacagtactcgcagtgtatatcggaacataccctcTGTCAGTCTCTCACATTTCTCTCAAATTTCTTTGGACATTTGTCTCTTTTCTTGACCTGTATTTAGTCAGCGTGATTAGTCAAGCTAACCAACTGTCAATGCCTGCAACTTGATAGTTGTCACGTTCactattttgtaatttgtCTGTGGTTCGCACTTGAATAAaagtcaaaattcaaaaaaaaaaaaaaaaaaaagtcaaaataaagttttgtaatttattatattatccaATCTCTAATCcttagtaatattattattaggtaaaTTCATGttaattttgacataatgtgTAATCAGAAAATATAAAGTGAAGTGAAGTGAGTTGAATATAAGGAGTAAAATACGTACTTACTACAATGGAGCGTGGTAAAATGTCTTCAGCCGGTCGTGGGGGTAAAAGCAAGGCTCCTCAACATCCTCAGGATATATTTGCGTTAGGCAGCAAGTCGACTGTGGTAGTTTCACGCGACTCCGAAAAACGAAGCATACATAAGCCTACCACTAGCGGTAAGCTATAAGTACTTTTTGATTATCTGCCTGGTGCAGTCTTTTGAAACAATGTcataattgatattaatttaggtGTTGTGGAAAGGAAACGAGACAGCACAGGATTTGGGAGCCAACCGCCAAGTAAGAGATCAAGGATAGGTTCTCCTGCAGAATCAGTATCAACAACTTCACTTGAGATAGATCCTGTTGACTTGGTTCCTAATGTACTTCAAGCTCTTGATACACATAATTCAGACAAACTTGTGAGTATGACATATTTGAGATATAGTGCAAAGTAGATTTGAACATTCACaagtgtaaaatattaaaaaaatatatgatttgCTCATAggattatcattattattttattttattatactagctctacaaaaataacttatttttgaTAGTATATTAATTCATATTGTCTTTTCAGCTTGGTCTTTTAACAGGCTCCATTCGCCTCTTAAAGTCCCAACGATCGAAGCCTGATCCAATACTATGTATGGGCATGTTGTATCTAACAAAGATTCGTCCCAATATGTTTGCTCATGAGACTGTTACACAAACACTTTGTACATTACTGAAGAGGGAACAAGGAGCAGCATTTAAAAGTAAAGGCAATCCACTAGTGTTTGTTTTAGCTTGTAATATGCTGTATGCAGGACATAAAGATAGTAACAACTGGCCAGATACATTTATAAAGGTAAGATTAGCTATTGAAAGGTCTTAtatgatgaaaatatttccttATTCAAACTTTTCacataataattagaaaaatgtgttttaaactttattttaagctaaatataatttgaaacagaaaataattttctgtcatattattaaatcattatttgtaCCAAAATCCTCTATGTATTACTGGTATCATATTTGCATGAAATTTGAACTGTATTAAGGGGCTCCTAGGCGGGCCATTTCTTCACGAAAATGTATAGCTGCAAGGGTATAGCTGTTAGCATCAGCCAGCATTTACGGCTAGACTATAGAATGTTGTTATAAaagattttgactgtaattGAATGACcgcaaaaaacaaacaaattattgaGACATTGAAATTAACGAATGCCAAATTATTGTGAATCGACTGTATATATATCCTGCCTTGTTTGACAGCGCTAAAGTGCCGCCATTTGTCGACTTAAGtcaataaatacatatgtaataGATCACGGGCTACGTCCAGGCACCAACCCCAGTAATTAGGCTGTCCTAGGATATAATGTTTCTAGATCGCATGCGCGTATCGATTGCGATGGTAATATAAAGGTGCACCTAACCAGTGAATTCGATACGTTAGTCATCTGCGTTCTAtcggcgcggcgtatttaccAATTTTGATCCGTTGTTGTGCACTCAAAATTAAACATGTAATACTTGtaccataattttaaaattaccttTTCAAGTGATTTCGTTTATATTACGGCAACTTCGAgagcaataaaattatgtagttTTTAATTGTGTGATTAACAGGTATACCTGGATGACGCTCTCAATGAGAGGTGGTGGGTGGATTGTACCTGGTGCAAATGTCTGGTGGAAAATATTGTCACGGCGTTCAGCACGAAACAACCGCCTTCACATCTTATACCCACTGAGAGTACGTTGGGTGAGTTAACGCTAATTGCTTTTTGCATATTCAcaggaaaatttaaatgtctcTGTACACTTCCATCATAGCATAGCATTGTATGTtgtatgttaaatttaatagaggataaataacaatatcagtagattaaaaatattaaacaagactttaatattatactctttatgttataaatatggTTACTTTTAGGAACAATGTCCCCGTCAGGGTCCGGCTCGCCGTTGATGGGGAGTACGGAAGATGATGTGGACAACACTGAACTAGAGTATACCGTCTTTCccaggtaaataaataatatactacgCTTACGAAGTTTACTTTTAGCTGGGTGAAAGAGTTTTGTGACATAAAAACGACCTTGTTTTTGCGTTCCcctaaactataaatatatttgtgttcCCCTAAACGTCCAATCATATCagtctatctatatatataacagaAAGTTGTGTTAGTTACACTATTTATAACTCAAGAACGGCTGAATCGATTTGGCTGAAAATTGTTGGGGCGGTAACTTAGTACCAGGAGATGGATATAGGATATaacagaaaaactaaaaatttatcaGTTAAAACATCAGTCTAGCCGttcatttgttaaaaatgGTATGACAAAACCCAACTGAGAGCTAAACGTAACGTAATGTAACGtaattgaaaaatcttaaatatgtagtgttttttatttgcttttgagCTGACTTTGTCAAGATTTCCTTTAACTATCTCGCTTGCAAAATTTACATGCGTTGAGTTACAGGTGAAGAAAAAATAGCTTCTAGAGCTAATATGTGAATTGACCATATGTATGAATACTAAAAACTACGTAGATATAAACCGAAtttatgtatgaaaatattgttaaatgcaCTGCAAGAGAAAAGAGCGATTAGTTTCGCCCTGGACGAATGGATTCGCAACGTGAGTTTTATTTGTTGCCATCCATTCGTTCGACGCGACGCGTCGTCGCCGCCATCGAAGAAGAGAAGAAAACGTTTGCCAGAGAAGACTGCGATTGTTAAACTAACAGCTGCGAGTTGTTTTGATACCTTTTTGAATTTGGATTTATACGAATAATTAAGGAATGCCTATAATAGCAGTTCGTCTTCCAGATATTCCAGTAGCTATGAGAGCGTGGAGGCTCTCGTGCTGGAGGCTATCAAGGAGCAGATACAGAGGCGAGCCGCGCCCGATGCGATGGGAAAGGGTTTCCTAAAACTTTTGTCTGCGACTTGTGGATTCCCCGAGGTATTTTCATCCTATTTTTGCGCgtgaatgaaaaatataattttatctttGAATATATTCATGTTAAATAATCTAGTAATCGTGCCGTCTTTAGTTAGCTACTGAGAGGAGCTTTAGATGatgaacaataatttaaaagttttggcTAACACGGAGACGGCTCATCAGCGCAAGTAACTTGATAGCGAATATATGTAAAACACGCCTAAAATGTCTCCAGTGATGATACAATGCGttagtttaataaagattGGCATTGCCCTAGATTCGAATGATAGCAGCCTCCCGTTTAGAAGGCTGGCTGCATTCGGGCAAGACGTGGCGAGCGGCGCAGGAGCTACTCGCGTACGTGTGCGCCAACGCGTGCGCATCCGGTCCGAGCGCACCGCGGGACCACGAAGTGTTGGCGCAACTGGCTCGGATGCGACTCAAGACTAAGCCGCTGCAGAGTGCCTACCAGGCGTGTCTTAGGTGACGGTTTTTACATACTatgttatattgtattttattttttcgtatAACATgtactgtagatatagcattatatatGACGTCTCCTAATGTACGTATTTATCACATTTTGTTCAGGGAGATGGTATCAGAGAGCCCGGCGCTGTTACGCAGTGTGGTGACTCACACGATCTACAACGAGTTATCAAACGTGCGTTCGCCGAACAATATGGCCGTTCTGGCTGCACTCATACATGCGCAGCCGCAGCTCGTGCCCGCTGCCATGGCTGATACTTATCAGGTATACTAAATATTCTTCAAACGTTAACGTTAAAAAGACGATGGGTCGAAGAAGTTATACATGGATTTaaccaaaataaatttggTCTGGATCAAATTGGGTTTGTTTATTTCAGGAGCTTCTGCTGCGTACAGAAGACTACCTGCGTCCGCTACGGGCGCTGACTCGCGAATGTATACGTGCCGCTCGTTCCGACGCACAGGCCTTGTTGCCTCTCGCTCATGCGCTTGCGCATCCGCCACCGCATGATCCCCCGCAAGAAGTAATGATATTGATCGAATTATTAATCTTTCTGATATTCCAGCCGAAAAAATATGGAATAGATTCTTAAACTTGGAATTTAGTTACTGTACTATATTAAACACAAGCTTTTCGAATCGATTTTGTCTATGAATGCTTATAAATTGTTATCAATTTGATTAATGGTAAAAAGGTCCACCCATACGCTAAGTCCATGATTTTGTATCCATCTCAAACTCTTATTAATTTCCAAGGCATACTTATGTCTAGGAGTGAATTATGTAAAATCTTGACGTGTCGTGTGTGACGTAGATCCGCGAGCGAGCGTTCTCTTCCCTGGCAGACTTGTTCTGCTGCTGCTGCTTGGTGACGGCGACCCAACGCGCCCACTGCCCCGACTACCGCGCCAACTTGGCCGCCTTGCAGCAGCAGGCGCTGGCTTGGCTATTGGACACCGCCGTGGGGGTGTACCGCCCTCAACGCCACGACTATCAGCACGCGCTGAACAAGGTGATGGAATATTCTCGAGCGACTTAAGTATATATCTCAATTTTAGATAAATGACAAGTAAATTAGCAGTCTTTTCGCTCATTAATTaagagtaaaataattaaaactgtaaaaGATATTTGAACGTAATAATTTGCAGATAATGTTCGTGGAGTCGGCGGAAACTTACAGCAAAGTGGACAACTGGCCTCCGGAGTCCGAGCGCGCCCTCACCTACCGGCTCTGCTGCGAAGCGCCTCTGTCGCAGCACACCATACTGAGACTCATATTCATCGGCCTTTCTAAAGTACGTACGCGTATACGCTCGTATACGCGAGTGCTCGTGTGTGACCGATAAACATttcaatgttatatataacatttcagGAAATCCCCGTTTCCCCGGCGGAGGTGTTCGAGCTTTTGGAGCAATTGGTGCGTCGAGCTTGCGCTTTGCCACCCGAGGATGGGCCTCTGCAAGTAGAAAAGCTGGAAATCGCCGATTACATATTCCAGCTTTGTCAATTCCATCCACCGGATAACATTACGCTGCCCGCCGGGTACGACTAGTTTATTTTATCCTTAGAAGATTCTCGAGAGAGAACACCCCAGAAGCAGTTTCGCTTTATTTTCTTCCAGTGAATTTCAACACGTTGTAAGGGCTATTTGATCTAGTTGTTAGGGTAGAAAATTGAACCCTCCAATGATGACTTGATTCACTGACTTTACATATACTGTACAACTTCAAACTTCAACAAAGGAATTGCTTGTGGTCATGTGTCACGCCTCTTTTATAATCTCTTTCCTACTCCGACTCGACCATCCCACTTCGGGGAGATGTTTGAGTcaattcgtaaacaaccgaACGAGTCAAATGAGCAACTATTCCACATGTGCACTTGTAGCAAGATTCTTAAGAAGAtgtttcatacaatttttttagaatttaatttgataattattaaaagctaACAACGTGGACAAAAATATTGCGAAAAATTGTCGTGCAATGTATAAACGACTGAACCCGCCCTTTTTGTTATTTGCTTCAGAAAAGTTAGGACTCCTCgtgtatgtaatatattaattcgAAGGTACACAGCCCCGTCGTTGGCTATTACGGCACTGTACTGGCGAGGGTGGCTCGTGCTGACGATGCTCGCGGCCCACAACCCTCATCAGTTCGCCGAGAGAGCCGCCACCACTTACCCCACTCTGAGAGCGCTCATCGAATGCTGTATAACCGGGTGAGCCAGCTGATTGATAACGTGTATTTGGAGCGGGTGGTTATTTCTCACATAGAAAAGAAGTTCCTTAGGGAGACTGCTCCGTTATCCTAATCCTATTCTCGCCGAGTCCCCGGAGCTACCTTTATTTAGTaatgtatactttattttcagGAAACCATCCATAGAGTGGACTAACGGCCCGGGCGAGACGGAACGCACGGAGACCGAACGCACGTCCATCCTACAACTGGAGAGCCACTTGGCGGCCGCCAGCAACGCCGCCAACAAGCTGCCTCTGCCCATCACCGAACACTCCTCGAGACTGCTCAGCCAGGTGTGACGcgcaaatttaaatacaataacgCGAATTATATCTTCAGAACGTTATTGACCTCTGACGACTCCGCAGCTCACCCTCATGGAGCCCCTGGGGCCGGCGAGGCGTCCGCCCGCGGGCGTCCTCGAAGCGCTTCAGACGTTGAGCTCTCAACTGCGGCTCGGAAGGCTTCTGTGTCGACAGCCGGCGCTCCTCCTCCAGTTGGTGGAACGTCACGGGACTCGTCGGGCGATGCCCTGGCTGCATCAGTTACTTCGGCACGAACGATTGGAGCTGAGGTTTGGCTCCGAAACATTTTGTATCTCTCTCAACGAACTTTTCTTTGACGTAAACGTTCTCGGATAAGAAAACACGTCTTCCACCTTGAACGCACAACTCGTTATAACTTTGGCGTTTCTAACATCGGTTTGCTCGTCCAGTGTGCTGCCCGTGCAATGCCTCTGCGAATTCCTATCGGCGGGCAGCGCGGGCGGGTCGGGCGAGACGAGCAAGACGAGTGAGCTTTGCGCCCACGTCCGTCGGACTCTGCAGACCGAGGAGGGCGCCCGGGCAGTGCTGCACTATTACATGCACAGGCTCGCGCATGCGCACGCGCCCACGAGGGCTTCCGCTACGAGGGTGAGTGTTTAGTAAAGAGATAGATTTATACCTTTTGCCTATTTGTTTAagctgatttaaaaaaatgcataattaattcttttgttttttcagGGCTTAAAGCTGGTCCTCTCCTCGTCAGATGAGACGACGGAGTTAGACTACAATGCCGACGTGAACCCCGAGTGAGCTTGAACTATATGAAATACTATTTTTGCATAATTTATCTTGTTAGTATAGAAGGAGAGTTCTCTTACTTCTCTACACATTTCGCGCGAATGACCGGGCATTTAACtcgacaataaaaaaagtgataGACATGCTCCCAAATGTTGATTTTTTTCCAGCTCCTGGCTTCCACTGTTGCCATCTCTACGTCACTGGGAAGCCTTAAAGGCCGAGGGCTTACGACGCATACGCGCCGCCTTACTCGTCGAGTGCATCCCGGAACATTTGGCGGCCTATCTCGCGTTCCTCGCCGACCACTGTTCGGATAATCCACCCGACGAGCTGACCGACACCGTCCTGGTCGGTAAATCCATTTGGATCATGTACAATAATTGAATTCTAAGTTGGGAAATTATGTAGtaatgtacaatattttacaaCTTTGCAGGATCTAAGCCAAGTGCTGATGGAGCGGACGACGGTCATAGGTCACGTGTTACCGGCTGCCGAGAGGCGCAGCGACCAAAGAGCGCACCACCGCGCCCTGCACGCCGCCACCACCATCCTCTACACGCATCTCAGACAGGTAATGGTTCAGTCTCAAAGTCGGGCTTCGATGGTACATTTGTGGTGTGCCGTTTCTTCTATAATCTATGAAACCGACCATGTTTGTTCTGGGTATGGTGAGTTATGACCAGCTACGCCTCAGAAGAGAGCTAGCTTTGtcagtgtatttatttaagatactTACGGGTCGGGTTCATAATCTGGATATAATGGAGAGACTGAGTTTACGGGTACCGAGTGAAAACCTGAGGCGGAAGTCTCAACTTTTGGATGTACCGCGCGTACATTCCAACTTGGTTAGCGAAGCACCACTCACGCGagcaatacatataataaatagaatttttgtTGAGGTAGActtatttgtttgtacactggctgagttcacaagagttgcttcctatattattagttataaaatttaggtatataaatatatttttgtattttttttcatgtagGTTAATTGGTGTGGGGATAATTAATGTGTCGTTCTATCGCATTAGTAATAACTGTAAAGATAGAATTATGatgtggaataaataaatttctaggTACTCACATTGGGTCAACAGCCGGAACCCCAAAAACCGATGGAGGACGGAGTCGAAGGCGCCGGGAGCGCCTGGGCCGGTGGAGAAAAGGTCACCTTACAGTGGTCGAACGGCCGACGCGCCATACTACACGTGGTCACTGCGCATGCGCATCTAAAGCTACTCTGCTACGGACCGTCCATGTGTATGTATTGTTGTCGAACGATTCTACCGAACTCGATATAATACACTATTGTCACAAAATTGAGAATTAGTTAAAAACTGTCTTTGAGTAttcacaatatttaaaatttggttTTCAGTCGATGTGAACCAAGAGATGTATTCTTGGCTGCAGACGATGTGGGTCGGCGCCGACGCCCCGGACACCATTGTCGCGGAATCTGCTGAAGAGGTAGTTTTCTACTCGTTCGTGGGGCATTCGGGAAAATCTACTCTAAACATggctaattatttatttatttcgctgCAGGGCGTACTCCTCCCGGACTGGCTCCGACTTCACATGGTGCGTTCGGCGCGGCCGGGCCTGCTCGAGGCCGGCCTCCGAGGCCTTCCCGCTCACAAGTTGGCTCTGTTCATCCAAACGTTCGGCATGCCCGTGCCTTCCATGAGGTATCATATTTCGCTCCGCTCCTTCGCTTCGGCTACGAGACGAAAATCCCTCtgaacttaatatattttggcaATAGCGCCCTGTTGAGCGCCCTGGACGCCTGCCCGGCCGGCGCCGTGGTCCGCCTGGGCGTGGAGCGCGGCTACATGTCGCAGCTGCTGCGCGTGCAGCGGCAGCGCGGCGCCACCGGAGGAGCCGCCTTCGCCGCCGCCTTGAGGCTGCAGAGGCCGCAGCCGCCGTCCGGTTAGTTAACTCTTTAGTGCTCCAGTGCACTAGTGCCGTGCAACACAACGGCATACTTATATTGAGTGACAAagtcatattaaaatatatttgtccaTCAATATGGACATAGTCATTTAGCAGGTTTAGTGGGCGTCATGTGGGTAAAGTGCGACGAGCACAAAAGACACAAACAATTATCGTACAGTATTTAGTTTAGATtgattgtatgtatgtaaattatgATGAGCAGCGGGTTCAGGGCACCGATCTCACTTTTAATCACTATCTAATGGAACCAACTCGGTCCAACGTCTCATCAGAACTGTCTTGCATTCCCTGTACGCCCTGTCATAAGTCAAAATGGCGCCTCGACCCCACTCGAGGGATTTTCTCTGCTCTGATTGGTcgtaacacaaaaataaacaaatagaaCGAATCTCAATGATTAATATCAACGATAGAAATCAACGGCCAATTGACTCGATCTGAACATTTCTTGATAATCCGAGCATTCCCTgacatatatgttatatataattgacGAATAGTTTCACGGTAGGGGTTTTAAACTATATACGTCTATGACTAGGTAAATAAACAAGTACATGCATTATCTATGCACATCTAGATGACACTCTATTCGTGGAAGACCCTCTCCCGGAAGAAGTGTCCGAGGCGTGGGAATGTGCCCCCGCGGCGCCGCGAGTCTCCGGGGAATCCGCCACGGGCCTGCTCGCCTCGATCTTCACGGGGGCGAAGCTCTACTTCGGGGACCTGGACATTGGCTTCACTCAACTCAATAGTGTAAGTAGTGACCGCTTTTGGGAAACACTAATACACGACTCCGGGCTAGTGCGAGCGAGTCGTTGACGttgtttgtaaatattgtagcaaatcgtccgAGAGAGCAGTCGAGGCGGGGGGCCGTGTACGCGAAGTACGCTCGAGTTTTTGCGCGCGGCGGGAAGCGGAGCGGGTAGTGGAGCGGAAGCGTTGCGCGGGCTTTTGTCACGGTCGGCGTACTCCGCTCCGCTTGTGAGGACTCTGGTTCACGCTGCACCGGCTGGACTTGGCGAGGTAATTTTTAGCTTACTTTTCTTTGAAGCAAACGGATCTTTTTAGGCTAGATTCCACCGAGTCCCTTTTTATCTACATTTGTGTCTTTAAACCgtttatattatcattgaaCATTTCTTAACTGCCGGTACACCAGTGCGGGTTCACTTTCTCGTCTCGGCTTCAGGTGTGTGCCGCGCTGTTGCCCCACATGTCGTACGTGCGAGGCCCCACGTACGAAGCGGTGCGGGCGGGTGCGGGAGTCGCGCGCACGCTCGACACGCCCCTCCCGTTTCTGCCGAACGCCGCTACGAAGGAACAGATTATCACAGGTATAGCGCGAAAAGTatattgatttgattttgTGCACAACTTTATCGTTGCCTCAGTCTATATTTTCTTCTTCAGATTAGTTAACTAACAATTTTCACCAGCTCACAAGAGCGGAATCTTCGTTTAATCCTTTTGGTTTTTTCGTAGCTTTCGAGTCGGCGACGGCGAGCACCCTGGAATCCATAGGGAACCACATCATCGAAACCCAGGACACGCAAGTCGTCGTGGACGCTATTACCCAGCTGTTGCAGAACAACCAGGACGGGAAATATAATTCGCCGGTATTTTTAGTTGAATTGCGTCAATTTAGTTTAGAGAAATATGgtgttttgatttatttaattggtttCACAGGTGAAAGCGGAACCCGGACAGTCTGTTGCGCCTGCGTCGATATTCTCCGATGGCACGTTGGGGTGCGGCCTATTGCTGGACTGGCTCGCTGAGCTCCACCGGGAAACCCTTTCAAAGCTCGTTAGTAATCTTACTCGATGCCTATTTATAAGAGTGAGTGTTTAGCTAAATTAATTGACCTAATTAACACATCAGATGCGCGTCATGTTCGTGAGCGGAGGCGCAAGTTGGCGGCCTTTGCTCGTCACGCTGATGGCTCAGAGGTCTTCGTGGCGCACTCTGCACGCCTGTCTCGCGGAACTGCTGATGCCCGATGGGTGAGCATATTGATGCACAA from Pieris napi chromosome 12, ilPieNapi1.2, whole genome shotgun sequence includes these protein-coding regions:
- the LOC125054438 gene encoding integrator complex subunit 1 isoform X2 → MSPSGSGSPLMGSTEDDVDNTELEYTVFPRYSSSYESVEALVLEAIKEQIQRRAAPDAMGKGFLKLLSATCGFPEIRMIAASRLEGWLHSGKTWRAAQELLAYVCANACASGPSAPRDHEVLAQLARMRLKTKPLQSAYQACLREMVSESPALLRSVVTHTIYNELSNVRSPNNMAVLAALIHAQPQLVPAAMADTYQELLLRTEDYLRPLRALTRECIRAARSDAQALLPLAHALAHPPPHDPPQEIRERAFSSLADLFCCCCLVTATQRAHCPDYRANLAALQQQALAWLLDTAVGVYRPQRHDYQHALNKIMFVESAETYSKVDNWPPESERALTYRLCCEAPLSQHTILRLIFIGLSKEIPVSPAEVFELLEQLVRRACALPPEDGPLQVEKLEIADYIFQLCQFHPPDNITLPAGYTAPSLAITALYWRGWLVLTMLAAHNPHQFAERAATTYPTLRALIECCITGKPSIEWTNGPGETERTETERTSILQLESHLAAASNAANKLPLPITEHSSRLLSQLTLMEPLGPARRPPAGVLEALQTLSSQLRLGRLLCRQPALLLQLVERHGTRRAMPWLHQLLRHERLELSVLPVQCLCEFLSAGSAGGSGETSKTSELCAHVRRTLQTEEGARAVLHYYMHRLAHAHAPTRASATRGLKLVLSSSDETTELDYNADVNPDSWLPLLPSLRHWEALKAEGLRRIRAALLVECIPEHLAAYLAFLADHCSDNPPDELTDTVLDLSQVLMERTTVIGHVLPAAERRSDQRAHHRALHAATTILYTHLRQVLTLGQQPEPQKPMEDGVEGAGSAWAGGEKVTLQWSNGRRAILHVVTAHAHLKLLCYGPSMFDVNQEMYSWLQTMWVGADAPDTIVAESAEEGVLLPDWLRLHMVRSARPGLLEAGLRGLPAHKLALFIQTFGMPVPSMSALLSALDACPAGAVVRLGVERGYMSQLLRVQRQRGATGGAAFAAALRLQRPQPPSDDTLFVEDPLPEEVSEAWECAPAAPRVSGESATGLLASIFTGAKLYFGDLDIGFTQLNSQIVRESSRGGGPCTRSTLEFLRAAGSGAGSGAEALRGLLSRSAYSAPLVRTLVHAAPAGLGEVCAALLPHMSYVRGPTYEAVRAGAGVARTLDTPLPFLPNAATKEQIITAFESATASTLESIGNHIIETQDTQVVVDAITQLLQNNQDGKYNSPVKAEPGQSVAPASIFSDGTLGCGLLLDWLAELHRETLSKLMRVMFVSGGASWRPLLVTLMAQRSSWRTLHACLAELLMPDGKWAPRAVLDFAEALVNSPRIWQGRDRATPKHYVPEDTLRLTHKQLGVLIHYVSEEAWEEPNMEGGRRRIEARLSLLLRCCGEPHSLLAAALAASEGHPLLLLLMYMKVPKILQLLRECEERSGSAIEVGLPGARLSTGASTSATDRVSHTLLTALAPNTYQSGKEHSQKAWRIEAAARAVWSRVVGAGERALPLAGALLRGVRARHHHHLLAALEMLPDGELFAAPASEEIHGILECFLSLVCSGGGGSGALPHRVAALLRRYLAARPQRAASLMHKHRDGIANQPALSGVVSGEASSSVTPPPHALTGLQRRRASPDELQWFLQEIEAWGVRRGGAWGGPRSADAILRCAAPLAASPHAPLRNAALSLLAKLLPAAPDTRPGLQAILECLESPQPEVVASVLEKLPDLVCGIQEHGAKLLDTVFELGMRSRAPVDTCLAKCVSALNLLRAC